Proteins encoded by one window of Leishmania major strain Friedlin complete genome, chromosome 9:
- a CDS encoding putative cleavage and polyadenylation specificity factor 30 kDa subunit yields MFVDDAAGTHFDFEDTLPKEQPRAEKKLEICQDFQRGRCRLGDACPQRHIISAYRTVQTKVCKHWLRGACVNGDNCLYLHAYDNRYVPQCAFFERVGECTNPECPFLHTKPNESQPECAAYRRGFCPLGPKCRLRHVKRESACPYYLAGFCPLGPRCPLGHPIQERYDRDAVSKRILAKMIVERADDPTFNRSATCYRAGCFDPGHLAPDCPGPQHSVLHKALGEIQEPGQPTGGLENSGHGGGGGGSHRRCFLCDQEGHTVKDCPMNTHRTQHRAGGGGGPGAPHGSGGGAGVGNRRRLRREGVAGGGGGGGSAGAGAGAGGGFGGGGGRRRPGRDHY; encoded by the coding sequence ATGTTTGTCGACgatgccgccggcacgcactTCGACTTCGAAGACACGCTGCCCAAGGAGCAGCCCCGCGCGGAGAAGAAGCTCGAAATCTGTCAGGACTTccagcgcggccgctgccgtctcggcgacgcctgCCCGCAGCGCCACATCATCTCCGCCTACCGCACCGTCCAGACAAAGGTGTGCAAGCACTGGCTGCGTGGCGCCTGCGTGAATGGAGACAACTGCCTTTACCTTCACGCGTACGACAACCGCTATGTCCCGCAGTGCGCCTTCTTTGAGCGTGTGGGCGAGTGCACCAACCCGGAGTGCCCTTTCCTGCACACGAAGCCGAACGAGTCACAGCCGGAGTGCGCCGCGTACCGCCGCGGCTTCTGCCCGCTGGGGCCTAAGTGCCGCCTCCGACATGTGAAGCGGGAGTCGGCGTGCCCATACTACCTTGCCGGCTTCTGCCCGCTAGGCCCACGCTGTCCGCTAGGGCACCCCATCCAAGAGCGCTACGACCGCGATGCCGTGTCGAAGCGCATCCTGGCCAAGATGATTGTGGAGCGCGCCGATGACCCAACCTTCAACCGCAGCGCAACATGCTACCGGGCCGGCTGTTTTGACCCCGGCCATCTCGCTCCGGACTGTCCAGGTCCGCAGCACAGCGTTTTGCACAAAGCTCTAGGCGAGATTCAAGAGCCGGGCCAACCCACTGGCGGATTGGAGAACAGCGggcacggcggtggtggtggcggctcccatcgccgctgcttcttgtGTGATCAGGAGGGCCACACGGTGAAAGACTGTCCAATGAACACGCACCGTActcagcaccgcgccgggggcggtggcggccctGGCGCCCCacacggcagtggcggcggagctggagtgGGTAACCGACGACGCTTGCGGCGAGAGGGCgtcgccggtggtggtggcggcggcggtagtgctggtgctggtgctggtgctggtggtggtttcggtggcggaggcggtcgGCGACGCCCCGGTCGCGATCACTATTAG